The DNA sequence GTTTCCGTTAATTTTCGCAGGGAATACGCGATGAATTTGGATCGCAAATATTTTCGCTCTGCAGTTGTCGCGCTCACCGGCATGTATATATAACGCTGATACGGAGATTCTGCAGAATTTTGCTGAAAACACATTTTGTTATTTATTTCACCGATCATCGCCGCAAGCCATATCCTTGAGAGCAAGCAATTCTTGTTTAGGGATGTTATGACTATGTTGATCCAAGCTACGATGGGTCAATGAATAATCACAAATTGATTTCACGTCCATTGCGTCATTGTAATGTATGCAGAATTATAATATCTGTACCAAGCTGCGAAAACTCTGCTGATTCAAAATACTATATCTCGCTCGCCTGCAAATCCGTATATTGCCAACAACGCTGCCTTTAAAGCTCATCCACCAAAGCCTATTTCCATGAAAGGTAAATTTAGCTATTTGGATATCCTTTTCCAGTACACCTAGACCGCTTTTGCCTCATTCCGGACGCCCACAAACTCTTTTCCGATTACCATgcggccatcatcttctgttAAAATCTTCCCATCAGGATGCAGCTTAGTTACAAACTCAGGATCCGCAAAAGTTGCTTTCAAAGAATCCATGTCGGGGAAAATAGTAGTAACAACTGCATCACAGTCAATACTACCCACAGCGCCGCCGAACAGTGCTTGGACGTTTTCCTTGTTTTCGCCAGTAATGAATTGCTATGTTTCATGTTAAGAAAGCgatgcttct is a window from the Trichoderma atroviride chromosome 5, complete sequence genome containing:
- a CDS encoding uncharacterized protein (EggNog:ENOG41) translates to MPISKREEQEFITAEKMTTGFQTGIKATLLVTKKKGMSDEDFEQHYTKVHIPIAADILNRHRVLYHGVQFITGENKENVQALFGGAVGSIDCDAVVTTIFPDMDSLKATFADPEFVTKLHPDGKILTEDDGRMVIGKEFVGVRNEAKAV